A region from the Meiothermus sp. Pnk-1 genome encodes:
- a CDS encoding exodeoxyribonuclease V subunit beta — protein MKIRVASAGTGKTASLVLRYLELVASGTPLRRIAGVTFTRKAADELRVRVGEALEDVLARGRHLDFVCAPASRPRLEEAWRELPGATLATIHGFMIECLRRTAPLLSLDPDFSLIGDWEARALFEEEWRSLLYLSADPAHPLFGLLKPEMGDAVLHLFAKRSLAAAYTPSPGEENATLVKAYEAVFANYSRRLGSGVLSSSEVERKALELTANPRALKRILARYRIVLVDEFQDVNPLQGQFFRALEAAGLPVEAVGDPKQSIYAFRDADVEVFRRALAEGEVLPPLTTTYRHSQVLVRFLNRLTGKLAALGLGFGPEEAPPVQGARPVRGRLEVHWVEGEVTLDELRTLEAQILAQRLQALSERVDPSEMAVLVRSRNSFAFLEEALGRLGLPYVLLQGRGYYGRLEVRDLYHAITVALDPRGLSLAAWLRSPFGGLGLAEVEQVLRSADPLTLLQAEFPEVYARLRLIQQTVSQSKPLEALKFLVRAPILEGRAYFDHLEARSRENVDALLFQVAARPPSSLEVLLERLRLLSQQAEAGDVPQSGEGVQLLTVHAAKGLEWPVVAVFDLGRRNSHLPQPAYLGPDGAVALPETPVCDELRARAKAREEAESYRLLYVAASRAKDVLILTGSVRAGKPEGWAEVLAKVGFGPTARFFDRPDYVQRSWNYRPVPPSAPPAPKSAPVAPPWLERVFEPLPLPPLFSPSALKRQAEPLPLPDLEEGEEVPGRARALGTLVHTAIAQGWNPDHPDHLATLEAQEVMFPFDPAERTSILTEARELLRGYQALLGKELPWPRDEDYPELPLALPDGPTVWQGVIDRLYRVGEEWYLEDYKTDHEAVPERYHFQLALYYKAVREVWRVNPRVRLVFLRWAQVVELEPGVLERALWQDIPGCGYGDR, from the coding sequence GTGAAGATTCGCGTAGCCTCTGCCGGAACCGGTAAAACCGCCAGCCTGGTGCTGCGCTACCTCGAGCTCGTCGCCTCGGGCACGCCCTTGCGCCGCATCGCCGGGGTGACCTTCACCCGCAAGGCCGCGGATGAGCTGCGGGTGCGGGTAGGGGAAGCGCTCGAGGACGTGCTGGCCAGGGGCCGCCACCTGGATTTTGTCTGTGCCCCGGCCTCCCGTCCGCGCCTTGAAGAGGCCTGGCGCGAGCTTCCCGGAGCCACCCTGGCCACCATCCACGGCTTCATGATCGAGTGCTTGCGGCGTACCGCGCCCCTCTTGTCGCTCGACCCGGATTTTTCCCTGATAGGGGACTGGGAGGCGCGGGCCCTCTTCGAGGAGGAGTGGCGCTCGCTGCTGTACCTCTCTGCCGATCCAGCCCACCCCCTGTTCGGCCTGCTCAAGCCCGAGATGGGCGATGCCGTTTTGCACCTCTTCGCCAAGCGCTCGCTGGCGGCTGCCTATACCCCCTCGCCCGGAGAGGAGAACGCAACGCTGGTAAAGGCGTACGAGGCGGTTTTCGCTAACTATAGCCGCCGGCTGGGCTCAGGGGTCCTTTCCTCCTCTGAAGTCGAACGCAAGGCGCTCGAGCTTACCGCCAATCCTCGGGCGTTGAAGCGGATTTTGGCGCGCTACCGGATAGTGCTGGTGGACGAGTTTCAGGATGTGAACCCTTTGCAAGGCCAGTTCTTCCGGGCTTTGGAGGCGGCCGGGCTACCTGTTGAAGCGGTGGGTGATCCCAAGCAGAGCATCTATGCTTTTCGCGACGCCGACGTGGAGGTCTTTCGCCGGGCCTTGGCCGAAGGGGAGGTGCTGCCCCCCCTCACCACCACCTACCGCCACAGCCAGGTCCTGGTGCGCTTCCTCAACCGGCTCACCGGGAAGCTCGCGGCTTTGGGGCTGGGATTCGGCCCGGAGGAGGCTCCGCCCGTCCAGGGAGCCCGCCCGGTGCGCGGGCGGCTGGAGGTGCACTGGGTGGAAGGGGAGGTCACCCTCGACGAACTCCGCACCCTCGAGGCCCAGATCCTGGCCCAGCGGCTCCAGGCGCTGTCCGAGCGGGTAGACCCTTCGGAGATGGCGGTGCTGGTGCGCTCAAGGAACAGCTTCGCCTTCCTGGAGGAGGCCCTTGGGCGCTTAGGGCTGCCCTATGTGCTGCTCCAAGGCCGGGGCTATTACGGGCGGCTTGAGGTGCGCGACCTCTACCATGCCATCACCGTGGCCCTCGACCCGCGCGGGCTCTCGCTGGCGGCCTGGCTGCGCAGCCCGTTTGGTGGGTTGGGGTTGGCGGAGGTCGAGCAGGTGCTGCGCTCGGCTGACCCCCTAACCCTCTTGCAAGCCGAGTTTCCCGAGGTCTACGCGCGGCTGCGGCTGATCCAACAGACGGTGTCGCAGTCGAAGCCGCTGGAGGCCCTCAAGTTTCTGGTGCGGGCGCCGATCCTCGAGGGTCGGGCTTACTTCGATCACCTGGAGGCCCGCTCCCGCGAAAACGTGGATGCGCTGTTGTTTCAGGTAGCCGCGCGACCGCCGAGCAGCCTCGAGGTGCTCTTGGAGCGCTTGCGGCTCCTCTCCCAGCAGGCCGAAGCCGGAGACGTACCGCAGTCGGGGGAGGGGGTGCAGTTGCTGACCGTCCACGCTGCGAAGGGGTTGGAGTGGCCGGTGGTGGCGGTCTTCGACCTGGGGCGGCGGAACTCCCACCTCCCCCAACCCGCCTATCTGGGGCCGGACGGGGCGGTGGCGTTGCCCGAGACCCCCGTTTGCGACGAACTGCGTGCGCGGGCTAAGGCTCGAGAAGAAGCGGAGAGCTACCGGCTGCTCTACGTGGCCGCCTCCCGTGCTAAAGACGTCTTGATCCTCACCGGCTCGGTCAGGGCGGGCAAGCCCGAGGGCTGGGCCGAGGTGCTGGCGAAGGTCGGCTTCGGTCCTACAGCCCGTTTTTTCGACCGCCCCGACTACGTGCAGCGCAGCTGGAACTACCGCCCAGTGCCGCCCTCCGCGCCGCCGGCGCCCAAGTCCGCCCCGGTGGCTCCCCCTTGGCTCGAGCGGGTCTTCGAGCCCCTCCCCCTACCCCCGCTCTTCTCCCCCTCGGCCTTGAAGCGCCAGGCGGAACCGCTGCCCCTGCCTGACCTGGAGGAAGGCGAGGAGGTGCCGGGGCGCGCTCGAGCGCTGGGTACCTTGGTCCACACCGCGATCGCCCAGGGCTGGAATCCTGACCACCCGGATCACCTGGCGACGCTCGAGGCCCAGGAGGTGATGTTTCCCTTCGATCCGGCGGAGCGCACGAGCATCTTGACCGAGGCGCGGGAACTGCTCCGGGGCTACCAGGCTCTGCTGGGTAAGGAGCTTCCTTGGCCCCGCGATGAGGATTACCCGGAACTGCCCCTGGCCCTGCCCGATGGCCCTACGGTTTGGCAGGGGGTGATTGACCGGCTTTACCGGGTGGGAGAGGAATGGTATCTGGAGGACTATAAGACCGACCATGAAGCCGTGCCAGAGCGCTACCACTTCCAATTGGCGCTTTACTACAAAGCCGTGCGCGAGGTCTGGAGGGTGAATCCTCGAGTGCGGCTGGTCTTCTTGCGCTGGGCTCAGGTGGTGGAGTTGGAGCCGGGGGTGCTCGAGCGGGCCTTGTGGCAAGACATCCCGGGTTGTGGCTATGGGGATAGGTGA
- a CDS encoding OsmC family protein translates to MATKRVVVHQLVGHRFLGINEQGDKVLIDGDQPASGMRPMELLLAALAGCTAYDVVDIMAKKRQPLSRYRVETVGERAEEHPKRYTRIVVTHIASGPNVTQEALERAVELSHTKYCSVSATLNAQIETRVVVEPWVDESPRATGEVPA, encoded by the coding sequence ATGGCGACGAAACGTGTAGTCGTGCATCAGCTGGTAGGTCACCGGTTTTTGGGCATCAACGAGCAGGGCGATAAGGTGCTGATTGACGGCGATCAACCCGCTAGCGGGATGCGCCCGATGGAATTGCTGCTCGCAGCCCTGGCAGGCTGCACCGCCTACGACGTGGTCGACATCATGGCCAAAAAGCGCCAACCCCTCTCGCGCTACCGGGTAGAGACGGTGGGCGAGCGGGCCGAGGAGCACCCCAAGCGCTACACCCGTATCGTGGTCACCCACATCGCCTCGGGGCCTAACGTGACCCAGGAGGCCCTCGAGCGGGCGGTAGAGCTCTCCCACACCAAGTACTGCTCGGTTTCGGCCACCCTCAACGCCCAGATCGAGACCCGAGTGGTGGTCGAACCCTGGGTGGATGAGAGTCCTCGCGCGACAGGAGAAGTCCCCGCCTGA
- a CDS encoding DegT/DnrJ/EryC1/StrS aminotransferase family protein — MIPIIDLQREYQALKTQIDQAVGRVLASGSYIGGPEVSALEAELSSYLGTPHVITVASGTDALCIALRAMGVGPGDEVITTPFTFIATVEAIQHAGARPVLVDIDPQTFNLEPAHLASALSERTRAILPVHLYGQPAPMREIRAFAQQHGLLILEDAAQAIGARYCDGEADRMAGNLGDAAGFSLYPTKNLGAYGDAGFITTSSPQIAEEARLLAAHGSKTRYHHIRPAGYTSRLDALQAAILRVKLPHLESWNARRRQIARLYDEGLKNVVETPYQAPYAHHIYHQYTLRTPERDRLLAFLKENGVGSSVHYPLPAHLQPAYRDLAPQGSLPESEKAAREVLSLPMHPFLEDAHIEQVIGAVRRFFGA; from the coding sequence ATGATTCCGATTATCGATCTTCAGCGCGAATACCAAGCCCTCAAGACCCAGATTGACCAAGCGGTGGGCCGGGTGCTGGCCTCGGGCAGTTACATCGGCGGGCCGGAAGTAAGCGCCCTCGAGGCCGAACTCTCCAGTTACCTAGGCACCCCCCACGTGATCACCGTGGCCTCGGGGACCGATGCCCTCTGCATCGCCCTGCGGGCCATGGGGGTGGGGCCGGGGGATGAGGTCATCACCACCCCCTTCACCTTTATCGCCACCGTGGAAGCCATTCAGCACGCCGGGGCCAGGCCGGTGCTGGTGGATATTGACCCCCAAACCTTCAACCTCGAGCCCGCCCACCTGGCGTCTGCCCTCAGCGAGCGCACAAGGGCCATCCTCCCCGTACACCTCTACGGCCAGCCCGCCCCTATGCGGGAGATCCGGGCCTTCGCCCAGCAGCACGGCCTGCTGATCCTGGAGGATGCCGCCCAGGCCATCGGGGCGCGCTACTGCGATGGCGAAGCGGACAGGATGGCCGGGAACCTGGGCGACGCGGCAGGGTTTAGCCTCTACCCTACCAAGAACCTGGGCGCTTACGGGGATGCCGGGTTCATCACCACCTCGAGCCCCCAGATCGCCGAGGAAGCCCGGCTGCTCGCAGCGCACGGCTCGAAGACGCGCTACCACCATATACGCCCTGCGGGTTACACCAGCCGCCTCGATGCTTTGCAGGCGGCCATCCTGCGGGTCAAACTCCCCCACCTGGAAAGCTGGAACGCCCGCCGCCGCCAGATCGCCCGCCTGTACGACGAGGGGCTGAAAAACGTAGTAGAAACCCCCTACCAAGCCCCCTACGCCCACCACATCTACCACCAATACACGCTGCGCACCCCCGAGCGCGACCGGCTTTTGGCCTTTCTCAAGGAAAACGGGGTGGGGAGCAGTGTTCACTACCCTCTGCCGGCCCACCTGCAACCCGCTTACCGCGACCTGGCCCCCCAAGGCAGCCTACCCGAGAGCGAAAAGGCCGCTCGAGAGGTTCTCTCGCTTCCCATGCACCCCTTCCTGGAGGACGCCCACATCGAGCAGGTGATCGGGGCCGTACGCCGCTTTTTCGGCGCTTGA
- a CDS encoding LptF/LptG family permease: MTRIDRYLLREVLPPFLFGIFLYIALVAFSNLLARAQWVGGVPVTSLLQWIGLQIPFIFTQTLPLATLLGVLIGYSRLSRENELLVMQAGGISVLRTARWLLLGAAALALFSLYLSERVVPWANQQTAVVWWDQVARGTRGLGWLTGRDLKVGDYLLFFDGYDNARQEIVNVRLQQWKGQSLSVVFANRGRLEGYRLELEDFRLYTLDLAKLPLPDFQSLEEVEKYLPQLVRAQNVSRDPQASLVITLPQNRDQLVANFAGGGFESPYPPSYWWHRLQNPTLTPAEAREAQVNLHSALAVSLANLVILFLALPVAARRASSPAVALGLALGLTIAYYAVLSLGKLMALSGLLPAELGVWGANLLALAVAFWLGKGVYR, from the coding sequence ATGACCCGTATCGATCGCTACTTGCTGCGCGAGGTCCTCCCGCCCTTTCTCTTTGGGATCTTCCTCTACATCGCCCTGGTCGCGTTTTCTAACCTGCTGGCCCGCGCCCAATGGGTGGGCGGGGTTCCGGTGACCAGCCTCCTCCAGTGGATCGGGCTGCAAATCCCCTTTATTTTCACCCAGACCCTCCCCCTGGCCACCTTGCTTGGGGTACTGATCGGCTATAGCCGCCTCTCCCGCGAGAACGAGCTGCTGGTGATGCAGGCCGGGGGCATCTCGGTGTTGCGCACGGCTCGCTGGCTTTTGCTGGGGGCGGCGGCTTTGGCGCTGTTTTCCTTGTACCTGAGCGAACGGGTGGTGCCTTGGGCCAACCAGCAAACCGCCGTGGTGTGGTGGGACCAGGTGGCCAGAGGCACCCGCGGGTTGGGTTGGCTCACCGGGCGAGACCTAAAGGTTGGAGATTACCTGCTCTTCTTTGACGGCTACGACAACGCCCGCCAGGAAATCGTAAACGTTCGCCTCCAGCAGTGGAAGGGCCAGAGCTTGAGCGTGGTGTTTGCCAACCGGGGGCGGCTCGAGGGCTACCGGCTCGAGCTGGAGGACTTCCGGCTCTACACCCTCGACCTGGCCAAGCTGCCCCTTCCCGATTTCCAAAGCCTGGAGGAAGTGGAGAAATACCTTCCCCAACTCGTCCGGGCGCAAAACGTGAGCCGAGACCCCCAGGCCAGCCTGGTGATCACCCTGCCGCAAAACCGTGATCAGCTGGTGGCCAACTTCGCCGGGGGCGGTTTCGAGAGTCCCTACCCCCCCTCGTACTGGTGGCACCGCCTGCAAAACCCCACCCTGACCCCCGCCGAAGCCCGGGAGGCCCAGGTCAACCTGCATTCGGCCCTGGCGGTCTCGCTGGCCAACCTGGTGATCCTCTTCTTGGCCTTGCCGGTGGCCGCTCGGCGGGCCAGCAGCCCGGCGGTGGCGCTGGGGCTGGCCCTGGGGCTCACCATCGCCTACTACGCCGTGCTCAGCCTGGGCAAGCTGATGGCGCTATCGGGGCTGCTCCCGGCAGAGCTAGGGGTATGGGGGGCCAACCTGCTGGCCCTGGCGGTGGCCTTCTGGCTAGGGAAAGGAGTATACAGGTAG
- a CDS encoding N-acetylmuramoyl-L-alanine amidase gives MRFWALVWFLLLPAMAFPRVGLHDGFTRLVFDLPKAATYTLSSDKETLTLRFQGVRQAPADEEVGSDLVASYQVVPSAGGTVVYVRLKPGATAKTQLLDDGEAKRLVVDVVRAPAAQAPPPKASVPALKPTVNKKPPVVVIDPGHGGIDPGAVGYVIEKAVTLDVGLRLKRLLEAQGIQVVMTRSRDMHLSPDKRTDLGMRAAMTDSSKRNLFVSIHVNSAVRPAQGIEVYYFGETMSPSLLAQVIQENGGGDLGLQLTREARSVAQQAARDVVAQANLQFSRRLAQMVHDAMIGVTGAVDRGVQSAPFYVIRNARIPAILTEIGFANHPQEGPRLADPNYREKLAQAMAQAITKFLANGAFAQR, from the coding sequence ATGCGTTTTTGGGCGTTGGTCTGGTTTTTGCTGCTTCCGGCTATGGCGTTTCCTCGGGTGGGGTTGCACGATGGCTTTACCCGCTTGGTCTTTGATCTGCCCAAAGCCGCCACCTACACGCTCTCGAGCGACAAGGAGACCCTCACCCTGCGCTTTCAGGGGGTGCGGCAGGCCCCGGCCGACGAAGAGGTGGGCTCCGACCTGGTCGCCTCTTACCAGGTGGTGCCTAGCGCGGGCGGAACAGTGGTCTACGTGCGCCTCAAACCCGGCGCTACAGCCAAGACCCAGCTCCTCGACGACGGTGAGGCGAAGCGGCTGGTGGTGGATGTGGTTCGGGCCCCCGCCGCCCAAGCGCCGCCTCCTAAAGCCTCGGTACCCGCGCTCAAGCCGACGGTGAATAAAAAACCCCCGGTGGTGGTGATCGACCCCGGCCACGGCGGGATTGACCCCGGAGCGGTGGGGTATGTGATCGAGAAGGCCGTCACCCTGGACGTGGGGCTGCGGCTCAAGCGGCTCTTGGAAGCCCAGGGTATCCAGGTGGTGATGACCCGCTCGCGCGATATGCACCTCTCCCCCGATAAACGCACCGACTTGGGGATGCGGGCCGCCATGACCGACAGCAGCAAGCGCAACCTCTTCGTCTCTATCCACGTCAACTCGGCGGTGCGCCCGGCGCAGGGGATCGAAGTGTACTATTTCGGGGAGACCATGAGCCCGAGTTTGCTGGCCCAGGTAATCCAGGAAAACGGCGGGGGAGACCTTGGCCTCCAGCTCACCCGCGAGGCCCGCAGCGTGGCCCAGCAGGCGGCCCGCGACGTGGTGGCGCAAGCTAACCTGCAGTTTTCCCGGCGGTTAGCCCAGATGGTGCACGACGCGATGATAGGGGTCACCGGGGCGGTGGATCGGGGGGTACAGTCGGCACCTTTCTACGTAATCCGCAACGCCCGTATCCCGGCTATCCTGACCGAGATCGGTTTCGCCAACCACCCCCAAGAAGGCCCCCGGCTTGCCGATCCCAACTATCGGGAAAAACTCGCCCAAGCCATGGCCCAGGCCATCACCAAATTTTTGGCCAACGGGGCCTTTGCCCAGCGTTAA
- a CDS encoding class I SAM-dependent rRNA methyltransferase, with the protein MQRAVAKAGKDKKVRNFYPGLFADELQEVPPQAGMAEVYSAEGQFLAVGYYDPQSRVALRVYRWDKGPLDKSLFAHRFRRALERRAGLGSFYRLVHAEADGLPGLVVDRFGEVMVLQVRNRAMEALREVWLAALLEVTHPQGIYERSDVDSRRQEGLPDKTGVIYGEVPEVLEVEEDGLVFPIPLALAQKTGFYLDQRENRRLFERLVNPGERVLDVYSYVGGFALRAARKGAPALAVDKDLEALGVLDRAATKAGLRVDIRAGEALSVLGELATQGQRFHHVLLDPPTLVKRPDELPRVKRHLVELIRPALRMLERRGWLWLSSCAYYLGVEELLEVARRAAADEGRRLRVDTITYQPPDHPWSLHVPESLYLKTLVLQDNPL; encoded by the coding sequence GTGCAACGGGCCGTCGCCAAAGCAGGCAAAGACAAAAAAGTACGCAATTTCTATCCGGGGCTTTTTGCCGACGAACTCCAGGAAGTTCCCCCCCAGGCCGGAATGGCCGAGGTCTACAGCGCCGAAGGTCAGTTTCTGGCCGTGGGCTACTACGACCCCCAAAGCCGGGTGGCCTTGAGAGTGTATCGCTGGGATAAAGGCCCTTTGGACAAATCCCTCTTCGCCCACCGGTTCCGCCGGGCCCTCGAGCGGCGCGCCGGCCTGGGCAGCTTCTACCGCTTGGTCCACGCCGAGGCCGACGGATTGCCGGGGCTGGTGGTGGACCGGTTCGGGGAGGTGATGGTGCTCCAGGTGCGCAACCGGGCGATGGAGGCTTTGCGGGAGGTGTGGCTTGCGGCCTTGCTCGAGGTCACCCATCCCCAGGGCATCTACGAGCGCAGCGATGTGGACTCGAGGCGACAGGAAGGCCTTCCGGACAAGACCGGGGTGATCTACGGAGAGGTGCCGGAGGTGCTCGAGGTGGAGGAGGACGGCCTGGTCTTTCCTATCCCGCTGGCCCTGGCCCAGAAAACCGGTTTCTACCTCGACCAGCGGGAGAACCGCCGCCTCTTCGAGCGCCTGGTCAACCCCGGGGAGCGGGTACTGGACGTGTACAGCTACGTGGGGGGCTTCGCCCTGCGGGCCGCTCGGAAGGGGGCGCCGGCGCTGGCGGTAGACAAGGACTTAGAAGCCCTGGGCGTGCTGGATCGAGCGGCCACCAAGGCCGGGCTGCGGGTAGACATCCGCGCCGGGGAAGCCCTCAGCGTGCTGGGCGAACTCGCCACCCAGGGTCAGCGCTTTCACCACGTCCTGCTCGACCCGCCCACCCTGGTCAAAAGGCCAGATGAATTACCCCGGGTCAAGCGCCATCTGGTGGAGCTGATCCGCCCAGCCCTGCGGATGCTCGAGCGGAGGGGCTGGCTGTGGCTGTCGAGCTGCGCCTACTACCTGGGGGTGGAGGAACTGCTCGAGGTCGCCCGCCGGGCGGCTGCCGACGAGGGCCGCCGCCTACGGGTAGACACGATTACCTACCAGCCTCCCGATCACCCCTGGAGCCTGCACGTCCCCGAGTCGCTGTACCTGAAGACGCTGGTGTTGCAGGATAATCCGCTTTAA
- a CDS encoding DNA cytosine methyltransferase, translating to MRARNTILLLIIVLMGLFAGFNWPLFTKRESLSLLVTRVEAPFGLVLLVLMGIFVIGYFLYSIGLEQSALLEVKKYARELLAQRKLADDAEASRFSELKKYLEAEFEAMKQVDNRQLLARLEQLEASLREAIEKAGNTLAAYIGELEDQITGQDRHPPFEPPHKP from the coding sequence ATGCGTGCGCGCAATACCATCTTGCTTCTGATCATCGTGCTGATGGGCCTGTTTGCCGGGTTTAACTGGCCCTTGTTCACCAAGCGCGAAAGCCTCTCGCTCCTGGTGACCCGGGTAGAGGCCCCCTTTGGGCTGGTCCTGCTCGTCCTGATGGGGATCTTCGTGATCGGATACTTCCTCTACAGCATCGGCCTGGAGCAGTCGGCCCTGCTCGAGGTCAAGAAATACGCCCGCGAACTCCTGGCCCAGCGCAAGCTGGCCGACGACGCCGAGGCCAGCCGTTTTAGCGAACTCAAGAAGTACCTCGAGGCCGAATTTGAGGCCATGAAGCAGGTAGATAACCGCCAGTTGCTCGCGCGGCTCGAACAGCTCGAGGCGAGCCTGCGCGAGGCCATTGAGAAAGCCGGGAACACCCTGGCCGCATACATCGGGGAGCTCGAGGACCAGATCACCGGGCAAGACCGCCACCCTCCCTTCGAACCTCCTCACAAGCCCTGA
- a CDS encoding alpha-amylase family glycosyl hydrolase, whose amino-acid sequence MRLLWVGWLLVGWGVWLAAAQGEVVRVAGLNIEHDPRLPRFVSVAADGLSVRFQAEENSIKWALVQAEGKNYPMHRQLEYEGNEVWRVVLPAGVKRYRIRLETARNKPAVIGPFDVNHPLVGLDWVGKSIGYQVFPERFWNGDRTNDARALETDEYRFNETWNQNPQATKPYLSNWNDPPGELHCCHQYFGGDLAGFLEKLPHLEALGVKLIYFNPLFDSGSVHGYDTHDYYRISPKFGDEALLRRVLDQAHARGMRVVFDFVPNHTGLGFFAFQDVGKNGRASQYWNWYTIGRWPFRPGDASAYETFSGVGSLPKLNTANPEVKKYLLEVAEHWMRFGFDGLRIDYPQGIVNREDFYRDLRRVVKGVKPDAYIVAEIWARDPSWLQGDQADSLMNYALGREIVLRFARGGGVALYSGRRALADLGRIYADYPEAVVGQGWNLIGSHDTPRVLTDLGGGALGDTPSPESLARLRLAMGLLYALPGMPIFFQGDECGFTGEAGQYPVNELYRYPLQWDRCNPEVLAFYQRLGKVRNSLAALQGPAFRAYMGEGAVLAFLRGEPGQEVVLAAFNKGGEPANLALPGGTWRDVLSGQTFQSQAELPAIGFRYLVRATP is encoded by the coding sequence ATGCGCTTGTTATGGGTAGGATGGCTCCTCGTCGGTTGGGGCGTGTGGCTCGCGGCTGCGCAAGGAGAGGTCGTTCGGGTCGCTGGCCTGAATATCGAGCACGATCCCAGGCTGCCCAGATTTGTTTCGGTGGCAGCGGATGGGCTATCGGTGCGCTTTCAAGCCGAAGAGAACTCGATCAAATGGGCCCTTGTCCAGGCTGAGGGTAAAAATTACCCCATGCACCGACAGCTTGAGTACGAGGGCAACGAGGTCTGGCGGGTGGTCCTTCCCGCTGGCGTAAAGCGCTACCGCATCCGCCTCGAGACCGCCCGGAATAAGCCCGCCGTGATCGGTCCCTTTGACGTGAATCATCCGTTGGTGGGCCTGGACTGGGTAGGGAAGAGCATCGGCTACCAGGTCTTTCCCGAGCGCTTCTGGAACGGCGACCGGACTAACGACGCGCGGGCGCTCGAGACCGACGAGTACCGCTTCAACGAGACCTGGAACCAGAACCCCCAGGCGACTAAGCCCTACCTATCGAACTGGAACGACCCACCCGGCGAGCTGCACTGCTGCCACCAGTATTTCGGCGGCGACCTGGCCGGGTTCCTGGAGAAGCTCCCCCACCTCGAGGCTTTGGGGGTTAAGCTCATCTACTTCAACCCGCTTTTCGACTCCGGCTCGGTCCACGGCTACGACACCCACGATTACTACCGGATCTCCCCCAAGTTTGGCGACGAGGCCCTTTTGCGACGAGTTTTGGACCAAGCCCACGCCAGAGGGATGCGGGTGGTGTTCGACTTCGTACCCAACCACACCGGCCTGGGCTTCTTTGCCTTCCAGGATGTGGGGAAAAACGGGCGGGCCTCCCAGTACTGGAACTGGTACACGATTGGGCGATGGCCGTTCCGTCCCGGCGATGCCTCGGCCTACGAGACCTTTTCGGGGGTGGGAAGTCTACCCAAGCTCAACACCGCCAACCCCGAGGTGAAAAAGTATCTGCTCGAGGTGGCCGAGCACTGGATGCGCTTCGGCTTCGACGGTTTGCGCATCGACTACCCGCAGGGCATCGTCAACCGCGAGGACTTCTACCGCGACCTGCGCCGGGTGGTGAAAGGGGTCAAACCCGATGCCTACATCGTGGCCGAGATCTGGGCGCGGGACCCCAGCTGGCTGCAAGGCGACCAGGCCGATAGCCTGATGAATTACGCCCTCGGGCGGGAGATCGTGCTGCGCTTTGCCCGGGGTGGTGGGGTGGCCTTATACAGCGGGCGGCGGGCCTTGGCCGATCTGGGGCGCATCTACGCCGACTACCCCGAGGCGGTGGTGGGCCAGGGGTGGAACCTCATCGGCTCGCACGATACTCCCAGGGTGCTCACCGATTTGGGTGGGGGCGCCCTGGGCGATACCCCATCGCCCGAGTCCCTGGCCCGGCTGCGCTTGGCGATGGGCTTGCTCTACGCCCTCCCCGGGATGCCGATCTTTTTCCAGGGGGATGAGTGCGGGTTTACCGGAGAGGCCGGGCAGTACCCGGTCAACGAGCTGTACCGCTACCCGCTCCAGTGGGACCGATGCAACCCGGAGGTGCTGGCTTTTTACCAACGGCTCGGCAAGGTTCGGAACAGCCTAGCCGCCCTGCAGGGTCCGGCCTTTCGGGCTTATATGGGGGAAGGGGCAGTTCTGGCTTTTCTGCGCGGCGAGCCGGGGCAGGAGGTGGTGTTGGCAGCTTTCAACAAGGGCGGCGAACCAGCCAACCTGGCCCTTCCCGGTGGCACCTGGCGCGATGTCCTGAGCGGCCAGACCTTCCAAAGCCAAGCAGAACTCCCAGCGATTGGTTTTCGCTATCTCGTAAGGGCCACGCCGTAG
- a CDS encoding AzlC family ABC transporter permease, translating to MELSPDESPKAASEGVKDVWPSLLGVVPFGLIAGAAGTGAGLSVLQTVTSSVLLFAGASQLAAYQLMGAGAPGLVIVLTVAVVNLRYVMYSASLAQYLVGWKPWWKILGAYILVDQMYALALHRFREGHFSRPLPRWVYYITGSALTWLVWQLAVLMGAWLGAKVPPSWSLDFAIPLSFMAMVFAAIRDRPTALAALASGVVAMVAATLPYNLGLIVAALVGIGVGMGLERRQHG from the coding sequence ATGGAGCTCTCTCCCGATGAATCCCCAAAAGCCGCTTCCGAAGGGGTTAAGGACGTCTGGCCGAGCTTGTTAGGAGTGGTGCCATTTGGCCTTATCGCCGGGGCGGCGGGAACTGGGGCGGGGCTCAGCGTGTTGCAAACGGTGACTTCCTCGGTGTTGCTTTTTGCCGGAGCCTCGCAACTCGCGGCCTATCAGCTCATGGGGGCGGGGGCTCCTGGGCTGGTGATCGTTTTGACGGTGGCCGTGGTCAACCTGCGGTACGTGATGTACAGCGCTTCGTTGGCCCAGTACCTGGTGGGCTGGAAACCCTGGTGGAAGATCCTAGGGGCGTATATCCTGGTGGATCAGATGTATGCCTTGGCGCTTCACCGCTTTCGCGAAGGGCACTTCTCGAGGCCCCTGCCCCGCTGGGTCTACTACATCACCGGCTCAGCGCTGACCTGGCTGGTCTGGCAGCTCGCGGTGTTGATGGGGGCTTGGCTGGGGGCTAAGGTGCCCCCCTCCTGGTCGCTAGACTTCGCCATCCCGCTTTCCTTCATGGCGATGGTCTTCGCGGCTATCCGGGATCGCCCTACCGCGCTGGCGGCCCTAGCGAGTGGGGTGGTGGCGATGGTTGCCGCGACCCTACCGTACAACCTGGGATTGATCGTGGCTGCGCTGGTGGGGATCGGGGTGGGGATGGGGCTCGAGCGGAGACAGCATGGATGA